GGGAGTGCTTGGTCGGGTAGGCCGACAGCATGACTGCGATGCGGCGCTGCTCCGGTGGCGTGTGCCGCAGGCGCGCGTGCTTCACCGCGATGCCCGCCACGCGTACGCAGCGCTCCGGGTCGGCGACATAGGCGGGCAGCCCGTCGGCGTCGATCTCCTTGAACGAGAACGGAACTGTGATCAGGCGTCCGTCGAACTCGGGCACGGCCACCTGGGTGGCGACGTCGAGCGGCGACATGCCGTCGTCGGAGGCCGCCCACACCTCGCGGCTCCAGGTGAGGCACAGCCCTTGGATGATCGGGATGTCGAGAGCGGCCAGCGGACGCACGTCCCAGGTCTCGTCCTCGCCGCCCGCCTGGGCGTGCGCCGGCTTGGTGCCGCCCGCGGCCAGCACCGTCGTGACCAGGGCGTCGAGCGTGCCGAGCTCGGCGAGCAGGTCGTCCGGTGCGTCGCGCAACGACGCGGCGTGGATCGGCACCCCCACCCCGCCCGCGGCGTCCATGGCGTCGCAGAGGGCGTGGGCGTAGTCGGTGTTGCCGGCGGCGTACTGCGCCCGGTAGAAGAGCACGCCCACCCGAGGAGCACTCGGATTGGCCTGTGCTGCAGGGCGATCGAGCACACCCCAGGTCGGCAGCTCCTGCGGCGGCTCGAACTCGTCGCCGGTGAGCAGCAGGGTGTCGGACAGGAACGCGTGCAGGTTGGTGAGGTTGCCGGGGCCGCCGTTGACCAGGTAGCGGTGCACCTCGTTGACGACTCCGGCGGGCACCCGGCGCGACAGCTGCATCATCGCGGCGTTCGGGGTGAGTTCGCCGCCGAGCACGATCAGCGGCACCCGTTCGCCGAGCACACGGATCTCGTCGTCGACGTCGTCGGGGCTGCCGAGGATGCGGGCGATCACGATGTCGGCGCCCTCGACCGCGGGGCCGATCGGGGTGCGGGCGGGGTTGGCCCAGGCGAACTCGGAGCCGCTGGCGCGCGCGCTCAGCAGATCGGTGTCGGACGTGGACAGCAGGGCGATACGCGCCATCGGCGAAACTCCTTCGCGGGGTCCGCGCCCCGGAACGATCGGGACCGATCACGATCGGATCGGCCGGCTCCGCAGGCGTTCCTGACTCACCCTTCGGGGTTCACAGTGGCGGGACCGTCCCGGATTCGCACCGGGTTCCGTCTGCTGGGGCCGGGACGACCCTACCCCGACGGTCGCGGCGGTCTACCTGCGTATCCTCCACCGCGTGACCGTGCCCACCGATCGCTCCGGCGCCGACCGCTGCCCCGGCCTGCTGCGTCCGCACCTCGCCGACGACGGCGCTCTGGTGCGTCTCCGCCTGCCCGGTGGACGGCTGTCGACCGCCACGCTGCACCGGCTCGGCGACATCAGCAGTCAGCACGGCGCGCCCTTCGTGCAGCTCACCTCACGAGGCAACCTGCAGTTGCGTTCGTTGCCGAATCCGCTGACACCACAGCTCATTTCGCAGATCGAAGCGACCGGCTTGCTGCCGTCGGCGAGTCACGAGCGGGTGCGCAACATCATCGCCGACCCGTTCGACGAGACGCTGCCGCCACTGGTCGCCGCACTCGATGCGGCGCTGATCGCCGACCCGCTGCTCGCCGGGCTTTCCGGGCGCTGGCTGTTCGCCGTGGCTGGTCGCGAGGGGCAGGTGCTCGGCGAGCCCTACGACGTCGCGTTCCAGCGGCTGTCGGAGACCAGCGGCCGGCTGCTCGTCGGAGGCATGGGCGTCGACTGCGCACCCGAGGACGCCGTCGCAGCCATGCTCGACCGCGCTCGGTGCTTCCTGCTGGGCCGCGACGACGAGTCGCACTGGAACGTGCGCGACCTGCCGCCCGAGTCGCCGGCGTTCGCCGCCCTTGCCCCCATGGACATCGACGCCGCGCCGCCACCGACCCCCGGTCGCCACATGCCGGACGGCGCACGTCACGGTGCCTTCGTGCTCGGAGTTCCCCTGGGAATGCTCACGATCGAGCAGATTGATCTGCTGGGGCGGGTCGCCGACGAAGTCGTCGTAACGCCGTGGCGATCGATCGTCCTGCGCACCGGCGACACCGGTCTCGACGTATTCGAGGCCGGTGGTTTCGCGGTCGCGGCGCACTCGCCGTGGGCCACCCTGTCCGCGTGCGTCGGCGCGCCGTGGTGCCGACGCACCGACACCCCCACCGTTGAGCTCACCACCGCCGCGGCGGTCTCACTGCCGATCGACAGTCCCCGCACCCACGTGGTCGGGTGCGAGCGCGCGTGTGGCCGACCCGCCGGTGAGCACCGCCTCGTGATCGCGCCCCGAACCGTCCAGGAGATCCTGCCGTGAACCCCGATACGCCTGAGCCGCAGTCACTTCCGCCGACACGGCGGTACGACTACCTCACCGACGGACCGGAGATCTACCGCCGGTCGTTCGCGATGATCCGCGACCTCGCCGACCTGTCGGCGTTCCCGGTGCAGACCGAGCCGGTCGTCGCGCGGGTGGTGCACGCGGCCGGTGACCCCGCGGTGAGCGAGTGCGTGGCCGCCCACGACGACGTCGTGCGCGCGGCCCGTGACGCGCTACGCGCGGGTGCACCGATCTTCACCGACTCGGTGATGCTCGCCTCCGGCATCACCCGCACCCGCCTGCCCGCCGACAACGAGGTGGTGTGCACCCTGCGTG
This genomic stretch from Calidifontibacter indicus harbors:
- a CDS encoding cobalamin biosynthesis protein CobG, giving the protein MTVPTDRSGADRCPGLLRPHLADDGALVRLRLPGGRLSTATLHRLGDISSQHGAPFVQLTSRGNLQLRSLPNPLTPQLISQIEATGLLPSASHERVRNIIADPFDETLPPLVAALDAALIADPLLAGLSGRWLFAVAGREGQVLGEPYDVAFQRLSETSGRLLVGGMGVDCAPEDAVAAMLDRARCFLLGRDDESHWNVRDLPPESPAFAALAPMDIDAAPPPTPGRHMPDGARHGAFVLGVPLGMLTIEQIDLLGRVADEVVVTPWRSIVLRTGDTGLDVFEAGGFAVAAHSPWATLSACVGAPWCRRTDTPTVELTTAAAVSLPIDSPRTHVVGCERACGRPAGEHRLVIAPRTVQEILP
- a CDS encoding precorrin-8X methylmutase, giving the protein MNPDTPEPQSLPPTRRYDYLTDGPEIYRRSFAMIRDLADLSAFPVQTEPVVARVVHAAGDPAVSECVAAHDDVVRAARDALRAGAPIFTDSVMLASGITRTRLPADNEVVCTLRDGRVPALAGRWSTTRAAAAVSLWGDRLDGAVVAIGNAPTALFHLLEWLYDGGPRPAAIVGMPVGFVGSAESKVALAEHRLADGHVVPWITVHGHRGGSAMAAAAVNALASTSEI